One region of Mucilaginibacter sp. 14171R-50 genomic DNA includes:
- a CDS encoding SIR2 family protein, whose translation MLIDDILSKFVGTGPRSYYSFETFILNLLKFHLESQNKILAINGNFRIPGDAIADHGFDDIVGKTIIEIKLNLDRTPPRIFIDEFFTKLNRTEIIPDIKNLLIINGRPISERTRARLMSELSSLSSQIKIIIWGPEELNTIVAKHRKEANRIANNLFSLRLENVVSREVRNWEEEREERINLLIEAYKKRQFSTFLGAGVSSSAGMPDWNTLLNSLFVSYLTKEFNSTETISDDDIKQIVYRLNDVDEPSALMAARYLRKGLTKEDTQEQTFIDIISDNLYKLRNTEKDISSKLIKSISNLCMPTQTGARVKAVVTYNFDDLLERELNSKSIRHHSIYKENELSDPDELPIYHVHGFLPEDKTKYTSLEKSTLVFSEEGYHLIYSDAYHWSNLVQLYNLRENNCLMIGLSMTDPNLRRLLDISARNMEQARHFAFMRRLTLEEFCYTTDKVTLEKNQLISNLKAAEQFLKRHHKLNEEIMKELGVAIIWFTSFEEIPEILNRVNNE comes from the coding sequence ATGCTTATTGACGATATATTATCAAAATTTGTTGGTACTGGCCCAAGAAGTTATTACTCCTTTGAAACCTTTATACTCAATTTATTAAAATTTCATCTTGAATCGCAAAATAAGATCTTGGCTATAAATGGCAATTTTCGTATTCCAGGTGATGCTATAGCCGATCACGGATTTGATGATATCGTTGGAAAGACTATTATTGAAATAAAATTAAACCTCGATAGAACACCTCCTAGAATTTTTATAGATGAATTTTTCACCAAACTAAATAGAACTGAAATCATCCCGGACATTAAGAACTTATTGATAATCAATGGGAGACCTATTTCGGAACGGACACGAGCCAGATTAATGTCTGAATTATCTAGCTTATCTTCTCAAATTAAAATTATAATATGGGGGCCAGAGGAGTTAAATACGATAGTAGCGAAGCATAGAAAAGAAGCAAACAGGATTGCAAACAATCTTTTTTCTTTAAGATTAGAAAACGTTGTCTCCCGTGAAGTAAGGAATTGGGAAGAAGAAAGAGAAGAAAGAATCAACCTTTTAATTGAAGCCTACAAAAAAAGACAGTTTTCCACTTTTTTAGGTGCCGGGGTATCCAGTAGCGCTGGCATGCCCGATTGGAACACATTATTAAATTCTTTATTTGTGTCTTATTTGACCAAAGAATTTAATAGTACTGAAACGATTTCAGACGATGATATTAAACAAATTGTTTACAGACTTAATGATGTAGATGAACCATCTGCACTAATGGCAGCGAGATATCTCAGAAAAGGACTTACAAAGGAAGACACTCAAGAGCAAACATTTATCGATATAATTTCTGACAATTTGTATAAACTCAGGAACACTGAAAAAGATATAAGTTCAAAACTAATCAAGTCCATCTCAAATCTTTGTATGCCTACTCAAACTGGCGCAAGAGTAAAAGCAGTTGTAACCTACAATTTCGATGATTTGTTAGAACGCGAATTAAATTCAAAATCCATTAGACATCATAGCATTTATAAAGAAAATGAGCTATCAGATCCTGATGAACTTCCAATTTATCACGTGCATGGGTTCTTACCTGAAGATAAAACAAAATATACATCTTTAGAAAAAAGTACGTTAGTTTTCTCGGAAGAAGGTTATCATCTTATCTATTCTGATGCTTATCATTGGTCTAATCTGGTGCAACTTTATAACTTAAGAGAAAATAATTGTTTAATGATAGGGCTTTCCATGACTGATCCCAATCTTAGAAGATTATTAGACATCTCCGCGAGAAATATGGAGCAGGCGAGGCATTTCGCTTTTATGCGTAGGCTAACACTTGAAGAATTTTGTTATACAACGGATAAGGTGACATTAGAGAAAAACCAATTAATTAGTAACCTAAAAGCGGCAGAGCAGTTTCTTAAAAGGCATCACAAACTAAACGAGGAAATAATGAAAGAATTAGGTGTTGCAATTATTTGGTTTACTTCTTTTGAAGAAATCCCTGAAATATTAAATCGCGTAAATAATGAGTAA
- a CDS encoding TROVE domain-containing protein gives MKFNLLSKFTNQTVNYAGAKAFALSPEMELYTAVVTWSLNDSFYEKDEARLARLQKLIAACNPVFVGKLAVYARTKMYMRSVPLVLVTELAKLHSGDDLVARVTDGVIGRADEITELLACYETLNKRTGTKKLNRLSKQMQKGLSAAFNRFDEYQFGKYNRDGAIKLRDALFLVHPKAKDELQQVLFNKIVNGDLQTPYTWETELSALGQIGFDSEEAKAEAFRAKWEELIDSGKLGYMALLRNLRNIQEAGVSYAHFQKVCARLADADEVARAKQFPFRYLAAYRELKATGTMAPVKGLAKKLSALLLGNKGYTSELMNALEKAAQASAANIKGFNHETRVLLACDVSGSMQVPVSAKSKILLYDVGLMLAMLLQSRCKNVEVGMFGDTWKTIVVPRNNILGNVQEFYRREGEVGYSTNGYLVIKDILSRKAQMDKVFLFTDAQLWNSSSTTGDHIQPLWLRYKAEVSPNAKLYLFDLKGYGQAPLQILRNDVYLVAGWSDKVFEVLAALENGSSALDAINNIEL, from the coding sequence ATGAAATTCAACCTGTTAAGCAAATTTACAAACCAGACCGTTAACTATGCGGGTGCAAAGGCTTTTGCATTGAGCCCCGAGATGGAACTATATACCGCTGTGGTTACCTGGAGCTTAAACGACTCTTTTTATGAAAAAGACGAGGCACGTTTAGCGCGCTTACAAAAATTGATAGCCGCTTGCAACCCGGTGTTTGTGGGTAAGCTGGCCGTGTATGCCCGCACAAAAATGTATATGCGTTCGGTACCGCTGGTGCTGGTTACCGAATTGGCTAAGCTACACTCGGGCGACGATTTGGTAGCCCGGGTTACCGATGGCGTGATCGGCCGTGCCGATGAGATCACCGAGCTATTGGCCTGCTACGAAACGCTGAACAAGCGTACCGGCACTAAAAAGCTTAACCGCCTGAGCAAGCAAATGCAAAAGGGTTTAAGCGCGGCGTTTAATCGCTTTGACGAGTACCAGTTTGGTAAATACAACCGCGATGGCGCTATAAAACTGCGTGACGCCTTGTTTTTGGTCCACCCAAAGGCGAAGGACGAATTGCAGCAAGTATTGTTCAACAAAATAGTTAACGGCGACCTGCAAACGCCCTACACCTGGGAAACTGAACTATCGGCCCTGGGCCAGATAGGCTTCGACAGTGAAGAGGCAAAAGCCGAAGCGTTCCGCGCCAAGTGGGAAGAACTGATAGACAGCGGTAAGCTGGGTTATATGGCCTTGCTGCGTAACCTGCGCAACATACAGGAAGCCGGCGTAAGCTACGCGCACTTTCAAAAAGTATGCGCACGCCTTGCCGATGCCGATGAGGTTGCCAGGGCAAAGCAGTTTCCGTTCCGTTATTTGGCAGCTTACCGCGAACTGAAAGCTACAGGAACCATGGCGCCGGTAAAGGGGCTCGCTAAAAAGCTGAGCGCATTATTACTGGGCAACAAGGGCTACACCAGCGAATTGATGAATGCTTTGGAAAAAGCGGCACAGGCAAGCGCCGCCAACATCAAAGGTTTTAACCACGAAACCCGTGTGCTGTTAGCTTGCGACGTTTCGGGATCGATGCAGGTACCAGTATCGGCTAAGAGCAAAATATTACTGTACGATGTGGGCCTAATGCTGGCTATGCTGTTGCAATCGCGTTGTAAAAACGTGGAGGTGGGTATGTTTGGTGATACATGGAAAACCATTGTGGTGCCGCGTAATAACATCTTGGGTAACGTACAGGAGTTTTATCGCCGCGAGGGCGAGGTGGGTTACAGCACCAATGGCTACCTGGTTATCAAGGATATATTATCCCGTAAGGCACAAATGGATAAGGTATTTCTGTTTACCGATGCCCAGTTATGGAACAGTTCATCAACTACAGGCGATCATATACAGCCCTTATGGTTGCGTTACAAGGCAGAGGTATCACCAAACGCGAAACTCTACCTGTTCGACTTGAAAGGTTACGGACAAGCGCCATTGCAAATATTGCGCAATGATGTATACCTGGTAGCCGGCTGGAGCGACAAAGTTTTTGAAGTGTTAGCTGCTTTGGAAAACGGAAGCTCGGCCTTAGATGCTATCAACAATATAGAACTATAA
- a CDS encoding nucleotidyltransferase domain-containing protein: MTETILQKLLELEQNENIKILYACESGSRAWGFASPDSDFDVRFIYARPINDYLGITDLPDNVGLPVNEVLDIGGWDLKKALKLFLKSNSTLYEWLQSPIVYQADSTFAEDLRKLMPEYFSSRAGANHYLSMAHNTLRDDLQTEQVKLKRYFYALRPALACLWIVEKQSVPPMEFQHLRVMISDNKVQSAIDELLERKKIADEKALIAPVSLLNQWLSNTLDLCKERIPELPSEKKYPDELNNIFRKYIQP; encoded by the coding sequence ATGACCGAAACAATACTTCAAAAACTGCTCGAACTGGAGCAGAATGAAAATATAAAAATACTGTATGCCTGTGAATCAGGTAGCAGGGCCTGGGGCTTTGCCTCGCCCGATAGTGACTTTGATGTTCGCTTTATATACGCTCGCCCGATAAATGATTACCTGGGAATAACAGATCTGCCGGACAATGTTGGATTGCCTGTCAACGAAGTGTTGGATATAGGTGGTTGGGATCTCAAAAAAGCACTAAAACTATTCCTTAAATCGAATAGCACACTGTACGAGTGGCTGCAATCGCCAATAGTTTATCAGGCAGATTCAACCTTTGCTGAAGATCTGCGTAAGCTGATGCCGGAATACTTTTCGTCACGTGCAGGCGCCAATCATTATCTATCAATGGCGCACAATACGCTTCGCGATGATCTGCAAACCGAACAAGTAAAACTGAAGCGTTACTTTTATGCACTTCGCCCGGCATTGGCTTGCTTGTGGATAGTTGAGAAACAATCGGTACCACCTATGGAGTTTCAACATTTAAGGGTTATGATATCGGACAATAAAGTTCAAAGCGCTATAGATGAACTGCTGGAAAGGAAAAAGATAGCTGATGAAAAAGCGTTGATAGCACCTGTCTCTCTACTTAACCAATGGCTGAGTAACACGCTTGACTTGTGCAAAGAGCGCATACCTGAGCTTCCATCGGAAAAGAAATACCCGGATGAGTTGAATAATATCTTTAGAAAATATATCCAGCCATGA